DNA sequence from the Gammaproteobacteria bacterium genome:
TTTCTATCGACTTTAAGATAAGCTGTTTTCTCATTTAACAGTACTACTGCTTCTATGACACCGGCTAATTTTCTATATTCTTGAGTTAAAAGCTGTGCTTGTGGTTCATTGATATTACCTAATGGCAGCATGAGTGTAGTTAAGTAAGGTGGTTGTCGCATAGTCACTGCGATTAGCAACCAGAGGAAAATAAACATTAAGTTCAAAATAAAAATGCCATTGAAATGATAATGACTATAAACCCACCCACCGAGGCTGCCACCTAGGAAAATACCAAAGAACTGTGAGCTGGAATAAACACCGATAGCGGTACCTTTGCTGCCAACTGGGGCGATCTTTGAAATCAATGAGGGCAGTGTTGCTTCCAAAAAAGTAAAGGCCGTGAAAAAGATACAAAGTATTGTGATGATTTCCCAGGTACTAGTATGAAAATACCATAATAACCATTGGGTAATTCCTAATACAAAAATCATGACAACGAAGAAAACTTTTATTTGCCGATATTTTTCTGACACGATAATGCAAGGCATGATAGCGAAAAAAGCAAACGCCATAGCGGGTAAATAAACTATCCAGGCATGATTTGCTACGGTATCTTGGAGCTGTGAAATCATCACGGGGATAACAATAAAACTAGCAGTTAACAAAGCATGCAGACTGAGAATTCCAAAGTTCAGACGCAGTAATTCTAGATTGGCTAAAGTCGATTTCAGTAATTTTGGCAAAGTTTCCGCATCGCGGTGAAATACCAATTGTGGTGGCTGTGGAACAAACAACAACAATATCATAATACTGATGATGCCGAATAATGCGGTTATCCAGAATATCCCGGATAGTCCTACCCACAGATTGAGTGCAGGTCCTAAAACCATGGCGACAGCAAAAGAAATGCCGATGGTCATACCTATCACCGCCATGGCTTTAGTACGGTTTTCCATACTAGTTAAATCTGCGACCAATGCAAGAATGGTGCTACCCACAGCGCCCGCACCTTGTAATGCTCTACCGATAATAACACCATAAATTGAATGTGAGAGTGCAGCAATCACACTCCCTACAATAAAAATAACCAAGCCTGCTGTAATAATAGATTTACGCCCGATTTTATCAGACAGCATAGCCAAGGGAATTTGAAAAATCGCCTGAGTAAGGCCATAAATACCCAGCGCAATTCCCATGAGTGTCGGGGTAGCGCCTTGTAATTGCTGCGTATATAAAGCAAATATCGGTAAAATAATGAATAGGCCGAGCATACGAAATGAGAAGATACCGGCCAAAGAGAAGACCGTGCGAATTTCAAATGGTGTTGTGGGAGCATTGAGTTTCATAAAGCAATCATATATTCTGCTAGGTTATTAAATCTCCCCTTTTTTCAAAGGGGGAGAAATGTCCTCGCCTTTTTCATAGGGAGGGATACAGTAGTCACGCTTATTTTCGATGCCCAGGTCCACAAAAGGATTTAAGCTTGACACAATGATAAGTAGGGCCTAACCGAACCTAATCTAATCTATGCAATCTATCCAAATCCGTGGCGCAAGAACTCATAATTTAAAAAATATCGATCTAGATTTGCCACGCGATAAACTCATCGTTATTACTGGCCTGTCAGGTTCAGGTAAGTCCTCATTAGCTTTTGATACCCTATATGCTGAAGGCCAACGCCGCTATGTTGAATCGCTATCTACTTACGCGCGGCAATTTTTATCCGTCATGCAAAAACCGGACGTAGACCATATTGAAGGTTTATCTCCAGCCATCTCTATCGAACAAAAAGCCACTTCCCATAATCCTCGATCTACTGTAGGTACCATCACTGAGATCTATGATTATTTGCGTTTGCTCTATGCGCGAGCGGGTCAGCCCTTTTGCCCCACGCATCATACTTTGCTTGAGGCGCAGACCATTAGTCAAATGGTAGATGCAGTGCTTACCTACCCCGAAGATACGCGCTTGATGATATTAGCACCGGTCGTGCAAAGCCGCAAAGGTGAACACCTACAACTATTAGATTCCTTGCGCCGTCAGGGTTTTGTGCGCGCGCGTATCAATGGCAAAATCTACGATCTGGATTCCGCTCCCAAACTCAACCTGCGGCAGAAACATACTATAGAAGTTGTAGTAGATCGTTTTAAAGTCAGGCCAGATATTGCCCAACGCGTGGCTGAATCTTTTGAAACCGCATTGCATTTGGCTGATGGTATAGCGATTGTAGCTGAAATGGATAAATCCAATGGTGAAGGTCGCGTATTTTCATCCAAATTTGCTTGCACGTTATGCGGCTATAGTTTGGCAGAATTAGAACCACGATTATTTTCTTTTAATAGCCCAGCGGGCGCTTGTCCTGAATGTGAGGGATTGGGGGTAAAACAATTTTTTGACATCAACAAAATATTACAAAATCCCGAATTAAGTTTAGCCGGCGGTGCCATCCGTGGTTGGGATAGACGCAATGTTTATTATTTTCAGATATTAACTTCATTAGCTAAGCGTTACAAATTCGATGTAGAAACCCCTTTCCAACAGTTAAGCAAAAAAGTGCAAGAAAAAATCCTCTATGGCAGTGGCGAAGAGGAAATTGAATTCACCTATGTCAATGAACGTGGAAGACGCACCACGCGGGTATATCCCTTTGAAGGTATCATTCCCAACATGGAGCGTCGCTATCACGAGACCGAATCAGAGGCTGTGCGTGAAGATTTATCCCATTACCTGACCACGAGCCGTTGTCCGGCATGCCAAGGCACACGATTGCGTATAGAAGCACGCAATGTATTCATCAATGACACGAGCCTACCGCAAGTGACTGCCATGTCGGTTGGAAAATCACAGCAGTTTTTCACCAAACTTACATTGCCTGGACGTCGCGGCAAAATTGCAGCGCGTATTCTCAAAGAAATCAATGAGCGCTTGGGCTTTTTAGTCAGTGTTGGATTAGATTACCTGACATTGGAACGTAGTGCAGATACATTGTCAGGCGGTGAAGCACAGCGCATTCGCCTTGCCAGTCAGATTGGTTCTGGTTTGGTTGGTGTCATGTATATCCTCGACGAACCGTCCATCGGTTTGCACCAGCGTGACAATGATCGCTTGTTGCAGACTTTGAAGCGCTTGCGCGATATTGGCAATAGCGTCATTGTGGTGGAGCATGATGAGGAAGCGATTCGTGCCGCCGATTATATCGTTGATATTGGTCCAGGAGCGGGGGTTCATGGCGGTCGCATTGTCGCTCAAGGCACGCCTAAACAAATTACCCAGTCCAAAGCTTCATTGACAGGGCAATATTTATCAGGTGCTCGTAAAATCGAAATTCCAGAATCCAGGATAAAACCTGATCCTAAAAGCATGCTGCGTTTATTAGGTGCCTCCTGTAATAATCTTAAAAATATTGACGTCTCTATTCCCATTGGTTTAATCACTTGCATTACCGGCGTTTCTGGCTCAGGAAAATCCAGCCTGATTAACGATACTTTATACCCCATTATGGCGCGTGCATTAAATGGTACGGAAAGTTTGACTCCGGGTCCGTATAAGCAGATTGCAGGTCTGGGTCATCTCAATAAGGTAGTTGCCATAGATCAAAGCCCCATTGGTCGTACACCGCGCTCTAATCCTGCCACCTATACTGGCTTGTTCACACCCATACGCGAGTTATTTGCCGGCACCCAAGAAGCACGTTCACGCGGTTATCAAGCGGGTCGTTTTAGCTTTAATGTTAAGGGTGGGCGTTGTGAAGCCTGTGAAGGGGATGGTCTGATTAAAGTGGAAATGCACTTTTTGGCGGATGTTTATGTGCAATGCGATGTTTGCAAAGGTCAGCGTTATAATCGTGAAACATTGGAAGTAAAATACAAAGGTAAAAATATCCATGAAGTTTTAGAGATGACAGTTGAGGAAGCGCGTTTATTCTTTGATCCTGTGCCGCAAATTGCGCGTAAACTGCAGACGCTCATTGAAGTGGGTCTGTCTTATATTGGTTTAGGTCAAAGTGCTACCACACTTTCGGGTGGCGAAGCCCAGCGTGTTAAACTTGCCAAAGAACTTTCACGTCGTGACACCGGTAATACATTATATATTCTTGATGAGCCGACCACAGGTTTGCATTTCCATGATGTTAAACAACTATTAGAAGTTTTGCATAGCTTGCGTGATCGGGGTAATACCGTCATTATCATTGAACATAACTTAGATGTAGTGAAAACAGCTGACTGGGTTATTGATCTGGGGCCGGAAGGTGGCGAAAAAGGCGGACAGGTAATTGCCGCAGGCACGCCTGAGGTCATTGCGCAGCAGGCTAATTCCTATACGGGGCAGTTTTTGAAACATTTGTTGTAAAATGACAAGGGTTTCAATCCTTCCTTCATGGGGCATAAGCATCAAGTTACGCACCGAACTTTCTCTCTCATAAGGCGCGTTATTGAATAAATGAAGGGTTGCCATCCGCCTGAGATCCCGCGACTTGATCGCTGGATCTCAGGCGGATAGCACTTAGTGTAGATTGATGCTCAATTTATTCGATTATTTCAATAATGCTCCTTTAATTAAATTCAGGGTACTTGTATGTCATCAACAACAAAACACCGCTTCCTTCGCGCCTTGCACCGCCAAGGTGTTGATAAAACACCAGTGTGGCTGATGCGCCAGGCAGGCCGTTATTTGCCTGAATACCGCCGCGTGCGCGCACAAGCTAAAGATTTTCTAAACTTGTGTAAAACGCCAGAATTAGCTTGCGAGGTCACCTTACAACCCTTGGCACGTTTTCCACTAGATGCCGCCATTGTATTTTCCGATATCCTGACTATCCCTGATGCCATGGGATTAGGCTTACACTTCGTAGAAAACGAAGGCCCAAAATTCGAACGCCCTGTACGTTCTCGTGAAGACATAAAAGCTTTAGCTGTCCCCGATATGGCAGATGAATTACGTTATGTGACAGACACGCTGACGATGGTGCGACACGAACTAGCAGATAAAGTGCCATTAATTGGGTTTTCCGGTAGTCCCTGGACGTTAGCAACCTATATGGTCGAAGGCGGCGCCAGCAAGAATTTTAGCATTATCAAACAATGGTTATTTGCTGATCCAGAAGGCTTGCATTTACTGTTAGCCTTATTGGCTGATGCAGTCGCTGAATATTTAACAGCGCAGATCGAAGCGGGTGCAGAAGCACTGATGCTTTTTGATACCTGGGGGGGCATTTTAACCCCACAAGATTATTATGAATTTTCTCTTAATTATATGACGCGGATTATCGCGGCTATCCGTCAGCATCAGAAGACACCCATCCCGATTATCCTATTCACCAAAAATGGCGGACAATGGTTGGAAGCCATGGCTGAAAGCGGTTGTGATGCTTTAGGTATTGATTGGATGACGGATATGGGTGTTGCCCATGCGCGCGTTGGAGAAAAAGTTGCCTTACAAGGCAATATGGATCCTTCCGTATTATTGGCAACACCAGAACGTATTGAACAGGAAGTGGCGCATATTTTAAGTCGCTATGGTAATGAAACAGGTCATATTTTTAATTTGGGGCATGGCGTACTGCCTGAGACTCCTGTTGAAAATGTTGCATTTTTTGTGGATGCCGTACATCGGTTAAGTATTTCTAGTCACTCTGCTCTTTTGCAGGCTGCATATTGAATATAGCTGATACGCGGTTATGCTTAAGTTAGGAGTAACTACTTATCCCTATAAAAAACACTGTCATTCTTTCGCGCAGGCGCAGGAATGACAACGCTTTATGTTCTTTTGGTTTTTTAGGAGCGAGTAGTTATGTTAGGACTTTTATTTCTCTCCCAGAAGTAATCATTATGCAAACAATGAGCTTTTATACAGCCACAATAACTCTCATTCTGGTTATGGATCCACTGGGAAATATCCCATTATTTTTATCTATACTCAAAAATATCCACCCCAAACGCCAAGCTTGGATCATCCTCAGAGAATCTTTTATCGCCTTCATCATACTCACACTATTTTTATTTTTTGGGGGCAATATTCTTCATGGTTTAAATATTACCGAACCGGCATTAAATATAGCCGGCGGCATTGTTTTATTTATTATCTCTTTACGTATGATTTTTCCGCATCCAGATACTACCGCACAGGATTCTATTCATGGTGAGCCATTTATTGTGCCGCTCGCGGTGCCTTTAACAGCAGGTCCTGCAACCTTGGCTACTGTTTTATTATTTGCAACGCAACAACCCGAACAGATGGGTGCTTGGTTTGGTGCGCTCATCATTGCTTCAGTGTTATTTACCTTGGTTTTACTCTGTTCACGCTTTTTAATGAAAATTCTTGGTCAGCGCGGCTTAATTGCTGTAGAAAGATTAATGGGAATGATTCTAACGACTGTTTCAGTGCAAATGTTCTTGTCGGGTATTAGTGAGTATTTTAAATTTTAGCTATTTAATCAGTTAGTGTAATTGGTTTCATTTTCATAGACCTCAGCATTTCATGCCATTACGGTATTGCGATTAGATCACAGCCATTTTAGTGTAACTTTCGAAAATATTCGGGAGTAACACATGTATATAAGTGTGGCAGGATTTTTAATGGGGATTATGGTTTTGCAATTTAGTAAAACTTTACCCTTATTAACATGGGTGATATTGGCGGGTGTGGTTTGGTTGTCACTGGCTTGGATTTTTTTAAAGCGTGTGCCTTGGCTATTCTGTTTCGTGTTGTGTGCAATATTGGGTTGTGGTTATGTGGTGTTTACGGCACAACGCGTTCTCAGCTGGAGTCTACCTAATGCTTGGGAGGGAAAAACCGTCACCATTACCGGGGTAATTGCGTCTCTCCCGCGTGTTCAGATAGATCAGGCAAATTTTGAATTCAATCTGCAAACTTTAGATGGTCAGGTACAACTGACACGATTGCGGCTGTCCTGGTTCCATTATCCGGCCAATGTTTCTTTAACCATGGGTTCACATTGGCAGTTTCAAGTGCGATTAAAAAAGCCGCACGGTTTGGCTAATCCAGGTGGCTTTGACTATGAAAAATGGTTATTTGCCCGGCGCATCCGCGCGACTGGGTATATCATCAGCGGGGTTTCACAACCCACATCAAATAAATTTTCATTACACGATATCAATGGAAAGTTCCGTCAATATCTGCAGCAAAAAATTCAACAGACACTTGCAGGTGAAGCGACCAGCGGATTAATAACTGCACTGATTATGGGTGCGCAGAGCGGCATTACAGAAAAGCAATGGCAGGTGATGCAGGCTACGGGAACC
Encoded proteins:
- a CDS encoding MFS transporter, which codes for MKLNAPTTPFEIRTVFSLAGIFSFRMLGLFIILPIFALYTQQLQGATPTLMGIALGIYGLTQAIFQIPLAMLSDKIGRKSIITAGLVIFIVGSVIAALSHSIYGVIIGRALQGAGAVGSTILALVADLTSMENRTKAMAVIGMTIGISFAVAMVLGPALNLWVGLSGIFWITALFGIISIMILLLFVPQPPQLVFHRDAETLPKLLKSTLANLELLRLNFGILSLHALLTASFIVIPVMISQLQDTVANHAWIVYLPAMAFAFFAIMPCIIVSEKYRQIKVFFVVMIFVLGITQWLLWYFHTSTWEIITILCIFFTAFTFLEATLPSLISKIAPVGSKGTAIGVYSSSQFFGIFLGGSLGGWVYSHYHFNGIFILNLMFIFLWLLIAVTMRQPPYLTTLMLPLGNINEPQAQLLTQEYRKLAGVIEAVVLLNEKTAYLKVDRKILDLNNLLNFNNKFNDFAQ
- a CDS encoding MarC family protein — translated: MSFYTATITLILVMDPLGNIPLFLSILKNIHPKRQAWIILRESFIAFIILTLFLFFGGNILHGLNITEPALNIAGGIVLFIISLRMIFPHPDTTAQDSIHGEPFIVPLAVPLTAGPATLATVLLFATQQPEQMGAWFGALIIASVLFTLVLLCSRFLMKILGQRGLIAVERLMGMILTTVSVQMFLSGISEYFKF
- the hemE gene encoding uroporphyrinogen decarboxylase; the protein is MSSTTKHRFLRALHRQGVDKTPVWLMRQAGRYLPEYRRVRAQAKDFLNLCKTPELACEVTLQPLARFPLDAAIVFSDILTIPDAMGLGLHFVENEGPKFERPVRSREDIKALAVPDMADELRYVTDTLTMVRHELADKVPLIGFSGSPWTLATYMVEGGASKNFSIIKQWLFADPEGLHLLLALLADAVAEYLTAQIEAGAEALMLFDTWGGILTPQDYYEFSLNYMTRIIAAIRQHQKTPIPIILFTKNGGQWLEAMAESGCDALGIDWMTDMGVAHARVGEKVALQGNMDPSVLLATPERIEQEVAHILSRYGNETGHIFNLGHGVLPETPVENVAFFVDAVHRLSISSHSALLQAAY
- the uvrA gene encoding excinuclease ABC subunit UvrA, which produces MQSIQIRGARTHNLKNIDLDLPRDKLIVITGLSGSGKSSLAFDTLYAEGQRRYVESLSTYARQFLSVMQKPDVDHIEGLSPAISIEQKATSHNPRSTVGTITEIYDYLRLLYARAGQPFCPTHHTLLEAQTISQMVDAVLTYPEDTRLMILAPVVQSRKGEHLQLLDSLRRQGFVRARINGKIYDLDSAPKLNLRQKHTIEVVVDRFKVRPDIAQRVAESFETALHLADGIAIVAEMDKSNGEGRVFSSKFACTLCGYSLAELEPRLFSFNSPAGACPECEGLGVKQFFDINKILQNPELSLAGGAIRGWDRRNVYYFQILTSLAKRYKFDVETPFQQLSKKVQEKILYGSGEEEIEFTYVNERGRRTTRVYPFEGIIPNMERRYHETESEAVREDLSHYLTTSRCPACQGTRLRIEARNVFINDTSLPQVTAMSVGKSQQFFTKLTLPGRRGKIAARILKEINERLGFLVSVGLDYLTLERSADTLSGGEAQRIRLASQIGSGLVGVMYILDEPSIGLHQRDNDRLLQTLKRLRDIGNSVIVVEHDEEAIRAADYIVDIGPGAGVHGGRIVAQGTPKQITQSKASLTGQYLSGARKIEIPESRIKPDPKSMLRLLGASCNNLKNIDVSIPIGLITCITGVSGSGKSSLINDTLYPIMARALNGTESLTPGPYKQIAGLGHLNKVVAIDQSPIGRTPRSNPATYTGLFTPIRELFAGTQEARSRGYQAGRFSFNVKGGRCEACEGDGLIKVEMHFLADVYVQCDVCKGQRYNRETLEVKYKGKNIHEVLEMTVEEARLFFDPVPQIARKLQTLIEVGLSYIGLGQSATTLSGGEAQRVKLAKELSRRDTGNTLYILDEPTTGLHFHDVKQLLEVLHSLRDRGNTVIIIEHNLDVVKTADWVIDLGPEGGEKGGQVIAAGTPEVIAQQANSYTGQFLKHLL